A genomic stretch from Bos javanicus breed banteng chromosome 29, ARS-OSU_banteng_1.0, whole genome shotgun sequence includes:
- the LOC133241823 gene encoding olfactory receptor 8B3-like, which translates to MAPGNDSFMTQFILAGLTDQSVLQLPLFFLFLVMYMVTVMGNLSLIILIGSSSHLHTPMYFFLFNLSFIDLCYSSVFTPKMLINITSEKKIISYMGCMTQLYFLCFFGISESYVLTSMAYDRYVAICNPLLYNTAMSPKVCSSLMLGSYLMAFFEATTLIGCMLRLTFCDANTINHYLCDIYPLLQLSCTSTYIIELEVIIVSGINITVPSLTIFVSYGLILSNILHISSTEGRSKAFSTCSSHIIAVSLFFGSSAFVYLKPSSVSADDGKISSVFYTNVIPMMNPLIYSLRNKDVKLALRKTLCVAEF; encoded by the coding sequence ATGGCTCCAGGGAATGACTCTTTCATGACTCAGTTCATTTTAGCAGGATTAACAGACCAATCAGTTCTTCAACTCCCcctgtttttcctgtttttagtAATGTATATGGTCACTGTGATGGGAAATTTGAGCTTGATCATCCTAATTGGGTCGAGTTCACACCTGCACACACCtatgtacttttttctctttaatttgtcCTTCATAGATCTCTGTTATTCTTCTGTTTTTACACCTAAAATGCTGATCAACATCACATCAGAGAAGAAGATTATCTCCTACATGGGGTGCATGACCCAGctttactttttgtgtttttttggtatTTCTGAAAGTTATGTGCTGACAtcaatggcctatgaccgctatgtggccatctgtaaccCACTCTTGTATAACACTGCCATGTCCCCTAAAGTGTGTTCCAGCCTTATGCTTGGTTCCTACCTGATGGCATTTTTTGAGGCAACAACCCTCATTGGATGCATGCTGAGACTGACCTTCTGTGATGCAAACACCATCAACCATTATTTGTGTGACATCTACCCTCTCCTCCAGCTCTCCTGCACAAGTACCTACATCATTGAGCTGGAAGTTATCATTGTGTCAGGCATCAATATCACTGTGCCCAGTCtcaccatctttgtctcttatgGTCTCATCCTCTCCAACATCCTCCACATCAGCTCCACAGAGGGCAGGTCCAAAGCCTTCAGCACCTGCAGTTCCCACATCATTGCTGTTTCTCTGTTCTTTGGATCAAGTGCATTTGTGTATCTCAAACCATCTTCTGTGTCTGCGGATGATGGGAAAATATCCTCTGTCTTTTACACAAATGTGATTCCCATGATGAATCCCTTAATTTACAGCTTGAGGAACAAAGATGTTAAGCTTGCTTTGAGAAAAACCCTATGTGTGGCAGAATTTTGA
- the LOC133241150 gene encoding cyclin-J-like: MELEAQWWRGQLAADIHQALRYKELKLPSYKGQSPQLSLRRYFADLIAIVSNRFTLCPSARHLAVYLLDLFMDRYDISIQQLHLVALSCLLLASKFEEKEDSVPKLEQLNSLGCMTNMNLVLTKQNLLHMELLLLETFQWNLCLPTAAHFIEYYLSEAVHETDLHDGWPMICLEKTKLYMAKYADYFLEVSLQAAACVASSRIILRLSPTWPTRLHRLTAYSWDFLVQCIERLLIDHDNDVKEANKQRGQAGPQPAQLSVFQAASQPSRAVHFQQPLYFHQTHQTSLQYRHPVSEQPSCQQIVSTTHTSSYTLPTCPAGFQTSVQGLGHVPAGVGMSLAIPVEVKPCLNVSYNRSYQINEHYPCITQCFER, translated from the coding sequence ATGGAGCTGGAGGCGCAGTGGTGGCGGGGACAGCTGGCTGCCGACATCCATCAAGCTCTTCGGTACAAGGAGCTGAAGTTGCCTTCCTACAAAGGCCAGTCCCCTCAACTAAGTCTCAGAAGATATTTTGCTGACTTGATTGCCATTGTGAGCAATCGTTTCACACTCTGCCCTTCTGCCCGACATCTTGCTGTCTATTTGCTGGACCTGTTTATGGATCGTTATGACATCTCTATCCAGCAGCTGCATTTAGTTGCACTTTCCTGTCTGCTTCTAGCAagtaaatttgaagaaaaagaagatagtGTGCCTAAGCTGGAGCAGCTCAACAGCCTGGGTTGTATGACTAATATGAATCTagtattaacaaaacaaaatttgctACATATGGAACTATTATTATTAGAAACCTTTCAGTGGAACCTTTGCCTTCCAACAGCTGCCCATTTCATTGAGTATTATCTCTCTGAAGCAGTACATGAAACAGATCTTCATGATGGCTGGCCAATGATTTGCTTGGAAAAAACTAAACTCTACATGGCCAAGTATGCAGATTACTTCCTGGAAGTATCCTTGCAAGCTGCAGCATGTGTGGCTTCTTCAAGGATTATACTTCGTCTCTCTCCAACGTGGCCTACAAGACTGCATCGTCTTACTGCTTACTCCTGGGATTTCTTAGTGCAGTGCATTGAACGGCTATTGATCGATCATGATAATGATGtgaaagaagcaaacaaacagagAGGACAGGCAGGACCTCAGCCAGCACAGCTAAGTGTGTTCCAGGCAGCCTCCCAGCCCTCTCGGGCAGTTCACTTTCAGCAGCCTCTGTATTTCCATCAGACTCACCAGACCTCACTGCAGTATCGCCATCCTGTATCGGAACAACCAAGCTGTCAGCAGATTGTATCTACTACACACACCTCATCTTACACACTACCAACATGTCCTGCTGGCTTCCAAACTAGCGTTCAGGGCCTTGGGCATGTGCCAGCTGGTGTTGGGATGTCACTGGCAATACCGGTAGAAGTTAAACCCTGTCTGAATGTTTCTTACAACCGGAGTTATCAGATAAATGAACATTACCCTTGCATTACTCAATGCTTTGAAAGGTGA
- the LOC133241151 gene encoding olfactory receptor 8B3-like produces the protein MALGNGSFMTQFILMGLRDQSDLQLPLFFLFLVMYMVTVMGNLSLIILIGLSSHLHTPMYFFLFNLSFIDLCYSSVFTPKMLINIISKKKIISYIGCMTQLYFFSFFGISECYVLTSMAYDRYVATCNPLFYNVAMSPKVCSSLMLGSYLMAVLDATTLITCMLRLTFCDANTINHYLCDIHPLLQLSCTSTHIIELEVFIVGGINIIVPSLTIFVSYGFILTNIFHIKSTEGRSKSFRTCSAHIIAVSLFFGSSAFMYLKPSSVSVDDGKISSVFYTNVVPMMNPLIYSLRNKDVKLALRKTLRMGKF, from the coding sequence ATGGCTCTGGGGAATGGCTCTTTCATGACTCAGTTTATTTTGATGGGATTAAGAGACCAATCAGATCTCCAGCTTCCCCTCTTCTTCCTGTTTCTAGTAATGTATATGGTCACTGTGATGGGAAATTTGAGCTTGATCATCCTTATTGGGCTGAGTTCACACCtacacacccccatgtactttttcctctttaACTTGTCCTTCATAGATCTCTGTTATTCTTCTGTGTTTACACCCAAAATGCTGATTAACATCATATCaaagaaaaagattatttctTACATAGGGTGCATGACCCAGCtttactttttcagtttttttggtaTTTCCGAATGTTATGTGCTGACATCAATGGCCTATGATCGCTATGTGGCCACCTGTAACCCATTATTTTATAACGTTGCCATGTCCCCTAAAGTGTGTTCCAGCCTTATGCTTGGTTCCTACTTGATGGCAGTTTTGGATGCCACGACCCTTATTACATGCATGCTGAGACTGACCTTCTGTGATGCAAACACCATCAACCATTATTTGTGTGACATCCACCCTCTGCTCCAGCTCTCATGCACAAGTACCCACATCATTGAACTGGAAGTGTTCATTGTGGGAGGCATCAACATCATTGTGCCCAGTCtcaccatctttgtctcttatgGTTTCATCCTCACCAACATCTTCCACATCAAGTCCACAGAGGGCAGGTCCAAATCCTTCAGAACATGCAGTGCCCACATCATTGCTGTTTCTCTGTTCTTTGGATCAAGTGCATTTATGTATCTCAAACCATCTTCTGTGTCTGTGGATGATGGGAAAATATCCTCTGTCTTTTACACCAATGTGGTTCCCATGATGAATCCCTTAATTTACAGCTTGAGGAACAAAGATGTTAAGCTTGCTCTGAGAAAAACTTTGAGAATGGGAAAGTTTTGA